In the genome of Hydrogenophaga sp. PBL-H3, the window AGTGTTGCCAGCGACAGCGCCAGGCCCAGGGCCGGCTTGAGGAAGTGGTTGCGCCGGCTCGTCGGGGTGGGGGCAGAGGTTTTCATCATTGAGGCTCCATGGGTTGAAAGGACGCGCAGGAAGAACCGATCTGTGATCGTTCTCCCGGGCTTTTGTCCCTCCGTGGAGCCTGCGATGAGGCCGGCACACTCTCGGACCAGACACCGCGAACGCGGTCGGAACCCTAGTGCACCTGAGTGCTGAGCCGTCTCGGGGGCGGACCCCAGATCGCTCTTCTTGCAAGTGGGGTATCAGCAGAAAGCGTGCCAGCCTGTTTGCCGGTGACACGCCCTCTTTCGCGCCGCCCGGGCGCGGGTTCTGCACCAAAAGCAGATGGCGGCGGGACGCTCAGCCGCGCTTGGCCGGCGCGCTGCGCCCTGTGTTGGTGCGGGGTTTGCGCGGCGCTCGCGCCTGGGGTGCGGCAGCCGATTCGACCGGTTTGTCGGTGGCCGGCGGGGGCAGCAGTGGCACAAACGGTGCGCGCGCGTCGTCGGCCAGGCCCTGGGTGAGGGTTTCAAGGATCTCGATCAGCTGTTGCCGCTGTGGGAGCGTCAACGGAGAGAGCAGGCGCTGGTAGGCCTGTTCCGCCGGGCCCCGTGCCTGCAGCAGCAGCTTCTTGCCGGCCGGCGTGAGCACCACGGCCATTTGCCGGCGGCTGTGCTCGGAGACCCGCCGTTCGATCATGCCGCGCTCCTCCAGCCCCTTGCACACCCGCATCACGGTGACCTTGTCGAAGGCCAGCGCGCGTGCCAGTCGGGTCTGGTCCAGGCCGGGCTCGTTGGCCAGTACCGTGAGCACGCCGTACTGCGCCGGGGTCAGTCCCACGCTGGCACAGGCGTTCTCGAACACCGCCGCCGAAATCTGGTGGGTGCGGCGCAGCAAAAAGCCCGGGCGCTGGTACAGGTCGTTCAGGGTCATGAATGGTCGGCAAACTCGGGATTCTACGAATGGCGGCCAACCAAGTGTGACTTCCATAATGGTTCGCATGCTAACGATAGGAGACAACGGATGACACGCTCGAAAACCCTCGCCTGCCGCGCGCGTCGCGGATTGCTGGCCCTGGTGGTGTTCGCCGGCACCGGCCTGAGCCATGCACAGCCGACGGACACGCCGTTGCGCCTGATCGTGCCCTTCACCCCGGGCACCGGCATCGACCTCATCGCACGCACCATCGGACCCAAGCTGTCCGAGCGCCTGAAGCGCCCGGTGGTGGTGGACAACCGGGCCGGCGCCTCGGGCAACATCGGCACCGAGGCGGTGGTGCGCGCCGCGCCCGACGGCAACACCCTGCTGGTGAGCGTGAACACCCTGGTGATGAACCGCAGCCTCTATCCCGCCGTGCCGTTCGATCCGCTGCGCGACCTCACGCCGGTGAGCCTCACCAGCTGGGGCCAGCTTCTCCTGGTGACGCATCCCAGGACAGGCTTCAAGACCGCTGCCGACCTGGTGGACGCCGCCCGCAAGGCCCCCGGCAAGTTCAACTACGCATCCCCCGGCGTGGGCACGCCGCACCACCTGTCGATGGAGCTGTTCAAGAACACCAGCAAGACCTTCATCACCCACATTCCTTACCGCGGCACCGGCCCGGCGCTCACCGACATGCTGGGTGGCCAGGTGGATGCGATGTTCCTGCCGATCCATGTGGCGCTGCCGCAGATCCGCAGCGGGCGCCTGGTGGCCCTGGCCATCGGCAGCGACAAGCGCCATGCCCTGCTGCCCGATGTGCCCACGCTCACCGAGTCGCGCACCGCCGACGTGAACGTGGACATGTGGTACGGCGTGTTTGCCCCCAAGGGGATGGCGCCGGCCATGGTGGCCACGCTCAACCGCGAGATCAACAGCATCCTGGACAGCGACGACGTGAAGAAAGCGTTCTCCACCCAGGGCATGGACCCGAGCACCGGCACGCCCGAGGCGTTTGGCCAGCTGGTGCAGAAAGACGCCGAGCGTTGGGCCACGCTGATCAAGGCGCAGAACATCAAAGCGGAATGACCATGGCAGATCAGACCGCGATCGCGGTGGTGGGTGGCGGCATCGCCGGGCTGGCCTTCGCACTGGCGCTGCACCAGCGTGGCATCGCCTGCGACGTGTATGAGGGCGTGCCCGAGGTCAAGGAGCTGGGTGTGGGCATCACGCTGCTGCCGCACGGCATGCGGGAGTTGACCGCGCTGGGCTTGCTGCCTCAGCTGGAGGCGGTGGGCATCGAGAACCGCGAGAGCGTGTTCTTCAACCGTTTCGGACAGCGCGTGTACAGCGAGGCGCGTGGGCGCCACGCGGGCTACGAGCTGCCCGAGCTCGGCATCCACCGCGGCAAGCTGCACCGGATTCTGTTTGAAGCGGCGCTCCAGCGCCTGGGCCCGGAGCATGTGCACACCGGCCACCGCTGCAACGGTCTGGCGCAAGACGCCGGCGGCGTCACGCTCTCGTTTGCCGACAACGCCCAAGGCCCTGTAGCGCCGGTGCGCGCGCCCTGGGTCGTGGCCTGCGACGGCGTGAACTCGGGCGTTCGCAAGCACTTCTATCCGCAGGACCGCGTCTGCTACGGCGGCATCAACACCTGGCGCGGCACCTCGGTGCACAAACCGATCCTGGGCGGCCAGAGCTACATCCGCATTGGCTCCATCGACACCGGCAAGATGGTGATCTATCCCATCGTGGACAACGTGGACGCCCAGGGCAACCAGCTCATCAATTGGGTGGCCGAGATCCGCGACAGCGAAGCCCGCATGAACGACTGGAACCGGCCCGGCCGCACCGAGGACTTCCTCCCCACCTTTGCCGACTGGCGGTTCGACTGGCTCGACGTGCCCGCGCTCATCAGCTCGGCCGAGCACGTGTTCGAGTACCCCATGGTCGACAAGGACCCCCTGCCGCGCTGGAGCTTCGAGCGTGTGACCTTGATGGGCGACGCCGCCCACCCGATGTACCCGCGCGGCTCCAATGGTTCAGCCCAGGCGCTGATCGATGCCCGCACGCTGGCCGACGAGATCGCCACCGAGCGCGCTGCGGGTGGCGACTTGCGCGCCGCCCTGCAGCGCTACCAGGCCGCGCGCCTGCCCGCTACCTCCCGCGTGGTGGAAACCAACCGCACCCTGCCGCCGGATTTCATCATCATGAAGGCCGACGAACTCAGCGGTGGACAGCCATTCGACAACATCGATGACCTGATCAGCCAGGACGAACTGCGCGCCATTTCGGACAACTACAAGCAGATCGCGGGCTTTGCGTTGAAGGGTTGATCGTCAGAGTTCAGGCCTGACTTTCAGGCGCTATCGTTTCAACGCTCGCGCGCAGCCTCGTGCCAAGCCCGCTGCACGGGCGACAGCAGGTACTGCAAGACGGTGCGTTGTCCCAGCAGGATTTCGGCTTGGGCCTGCATGCCTGCGGTGAGTTCGTGGCGTCGATCGTCGCGCACCAGCGCCGCGTCGCGCAGGCTCACCGTGGCCTTGTAGCGCGGGGGTGGCAGGGCGCCGTCGGGTGCGGTCGATCGACCCGGCTCTTCGGTTTGTGCATC includes:
- a CDS encoding MarR family winged helix-turn-helix transcriptional regulator produces the protein MTLNDLYQRPGFLLRRTHQISAAVFENACASVGLTPAQYGVLTVLANEPGLDQTRLARALAFDKVTVMRVCKGLEERGMIERRVSEHSRRQMAVVLTPAGKKLLLQARGPAEQAYQRLLSPLTLPQRQQLIEILETLTQGLADDARAPFVPLLPPPATDKPVESAAAPQARAPRKPRTNTGRSAPAKRG
- a CDS encoding tripartite tricarboxylate transporter substrate binding protein; this encodes MTRSKTLACRARRGLLALVVFAGTGLSHAQPTDTPLRLIVPFTPGTGIDLIARTIGPKLSERLKRPVVVDNRAGASGNIGTEAVVRAAPDGNTLLVSVNTLVMNRSLYPAVPFDPLRDLTPVSLTSWGQLLLVTHPRTGFKTAADLVDAARKAPGKFNYASPGVGTPHHLSMELFKNTSKTFITHIPYRGTGPALTDMLGGQVDAMFLPIHVALPQIRSGRLVALAIGSDKRHALLPDVPTLTESRTADVNVDMWYGVFAPKGMAPAMVATLNREINSILDSDDVKKAFSTQGMDPSTGTPEAFGQLVQKDAERWATLIKAQNIKAE
- a CDS encoding flavin-dependent oxidoreductase translates to MADQTAIAVVGGGIAGLAFALALHQRGIACDVYEGVPEVKELGVGITLLPHGMRELTALGLLPQLEAVGIENRESVFFNRFGQRVYSEARGRHAGYELPELGIHRGKLHRILFEAALQRLGPEHVHTGHRCNGLAQDAGGVTLSFADNAQGPVAPVRAPWVVACDGVNSGVRKHFYPQDRVCYGGINTWRGTSVHKPILGGQSYIRIGSIDTGKMVIYPIVDNVDAQGNQLINWVAEIRDSEARMNDWNRPGRTEDFLPTFADWRFDWLDVPALISSAEHVFEYPMVDKDPLPRWSFERVTLMGDAAHPMYPRGSNGSAQALIDARTLADEIATERAAGGDLRAALQRYQAARLPATSRVVETNRTLPPDFIIMKADELSGGQPFDNIDDLISQDELRAISDNYKQIAGFALKG